The following proteins come from a genomic window of Dreissena polymorpha isolate Duluth1 chromosome 1, UMN_Dpol_1.0, whole genome shotgun sequence:
- the LOC127865790 gene encoding myosin-6-like, with protein MEKDSKDVKAGDKRTRDNVSSVSDNSMCEQVSVRQKKKKQKNVNKVKSDDDDTDIEIATELKSINEKLKNVITKDSKELKDLVKEIVIQLKEELFSTFIQRLDKMEGELFDNDIENNKKTKQIDDLRGELQEQKEENERLKKALKNNEYANQLHINELEQYSRRNNIRIEGIEDSEREDYIETTEKVINTLNAHIPDLNLSKIDIDISHRIGPFQRQKKRPIIVKMVSRMRRHQIMQAAKLLRKKAQPVYVNDHLTKLNAEVFASVRRKQSDIVKSTWTREGAIFYRDVNEQTHKVNTEQYRFWLDLPWPN; from the coding sequence ATGGAAAAGGACAGTAAAGACGTGAAAGCCGGTGATAAAAGAACCAGAGACAATGTGAGCAGCGTGAGTGACAATAGCATGTGTGAGCAAGTAAGTGTAAGGcaaaagaaaaagaaacagaAGAACGTTAATAAAGTTAAAAGCGATGACGACGATACAGACATAGAAATTGCTACAGAACTAAAAAGCATTAATGAAAAACTGAAAAACGTCATTACCAAGGACAGCAAAGAACTTAAGGATCTAGTTAAAGAGATAGTCATTCAGCTGAAGGAAGAACTGTTTAGTACATTTATACAAAGATTAGATAAAATGGAGGGAGAACTGTTTGATAatgacattgaaaacaacaaGAAGACCAAACAAATAGACGACTTACGCGGGGAGCTACAAgaacaaaaagaagaaaatgaacgcctaaaaaaagccttgaaaaacAACGAGTATGCAAACCAACTCCACATAAATGAACTTGAGCAATATAGCAGAAGGAACAACATACGGATAGAGGGGATAGAAGACAGCGAAAGAGAGGATTATATAGAAACGACAGAAAAGGTGATAAACACTCTGAACGCCCACATTCCAGATTTGAATTTATCAAAGATTGACATCGACATAAGTCATCGGATTGGTCCTTTTCAGCGACAGAAAAAAAGGCCTATAATAGTAAAGATGGTTTCTCGAATGAGAAGACACCAAATTATGCAGGCGGCGAAACTACTACGCAAGAAAGCACAACCAGTCTACGTAAATGACCATCTGACCAAGCTCAACGCGGAAGTCTTCGCAAGTGTAAGAAGGAAGCAGTCAGACATTGTCAAATCAACATGGACACGTGAGGGAGCCATCTTTTACAGGGATGTCAATGAACAGACACACAAAGTCAACACAGAACAATATCGTTTCTGGTTGGACCTTCCCTGGCCAAACTGA